Proteins encoded by one window of Bactrocera oleae isolate idBacOlea1 chromosome 4, idBacOlea1, whole genome shotgun sequence:
- the LOC118682230 gene encoding uncharacterized protein, whose translation MYLITMDQTTFDNELREAFEKVRMLKEAKNREEFCKVVDAIYCKRHAAFLLTECSSEGILDALISTVIEKKLTLLKNMGMLTSEELKQIENQADVAEIKKRKAAPHDYSSFDGYCDLVLAALSDKSPIIYVETDLSRCCDDTHAEDQLDDDENDMLIIDEYTLEEPHGDDDVNSSAGSNQLVPTEFSDSESVNTDTIETVRTFGSPESVAELQELDESFEFIVIGPNGTQVLKSEFDKIPWASVSISTRSLLSILFSEDILATHTLSGKPSPAFLDRQRPLKDQLDSNKVNDLIHCVMQKMGCMERDIRTVITTKCADISKKYRKRSIKISYIDLTTDKFI comes from the coding sequence atgtatctaaTAACAATGGACCAAACTACATTCGACAATGAGCTGCGTGAAGCTTTTGAAAAAGTTCGCATGCTTAAGGAAGCAAAAAACCGAGAAGAATTTTGTAAAGTGGTGGACGCTATATATTGCAAACGGCACGCGGCTTTCTTGCTAACAGAGTGCTCGTCAGAAGGAATTCTAGATGCACTGATTTCGACAGTTATAGAAAAGAAACTAACATTACTCAAGAATATGGGGATGTTGACGAGTGAAGAACTCAAGCAAATCGAAAATCAAGCAGACGtggcagaaataaaaaaacgtaaagccgcaccgcatgattATAGTAGCTTTGATGGTTATTGTGATCTGGTGCTTGCAGCACTATCAGATAAATCGCCCATTATCTATGTAGAAACAGATTTGTCTCGTTGCTGCGATGATACACATGCTGAGGATCAACTAGATGACGATGAAAATGATATGCTTATAATTGATGAATATACTCTGGAGGAACCTCATGGAGATGATGATGTGAATAGCAGCGCTGGTAGTAACCAGTTAGTGCCAACGGAGTTTTCGGACTCAGAAAGCGTGAACACTGATACAATTGAAACTGTAAGAACATTCGGTTCACCCGAATCAGTTGCGGAGCTACAAGAGCTGGATGAAAGCTTCGAGTTTATTGTAATTGGTCCGAATGGCACACAGGTCTTAAAATCAGAGTTCGACAAAATACCTTGGGCTTCCGTGAGCATCAGTACAAGAAGCCTACTAAGCATACTATTCAGTGAAGATATCTTGGCAACGCACACACTAAGCGGCAAACCATCTCCAGCTTTTCTTGACCGCCAGCGACCGCTCAAAGATCAACTTGACAGCAACAAGGTAAATGATTTGATACATTGTGTGATGCAGAAGATGGGCTGCATGGAGCGCGACATACGCACTGTGATCACCACGAAATGCGCGGACATCTCCAAGAAATATCGAAAAAGGAGTATTAAAATTAGCTATATTGACTTAACGACGGATAAGTTTATTTAG